A genomic segment from Streptomyces sp. NBC_00654 encodes:
- the snpA gene encoding snapalysin: MRNSRTAFASAVVGIGFGLVAALGTAPALASAPAPVAPTGSAAGTQASFAAYEGSSENAAANRAFFDAVVKSVAEKRAANPGTQAVTVVYNASNAPSFSSQIASSAQIWNSSVSNVKLQQGSNADFTYYEGNDSRGSYASTDGHGNGYIFLDYAQNQQYDSTRVTAHETGHVLGLPDHYSGPCSELMSGGGPGTSCTNAYPNASEKSQVNYLWQNGFAAALARATS, translated from the coding sequence ATGAGAAACTCCAGGACCGCCTTCGCCTCGGCCGTCGTCGGCATCGGCTTCGGGCTCGTCGCCGCACTGGGCACCGCACCGGCGCTCGCCTCGGCTCCGGCCCCTGTCGCACCCACCGGCTCCGCGGCCGGCACCCAGGCGAGCTTCGCCGCGTACGAGGGGTCCAGCGAGAACGCCGCGGCCAACCGGGCGTTCTTCGACGCGGTGGTGAAGTCCGTCGCCGAGAAGCGTGCCGCCAACCCGGGCACGCAGGCGGTCACCGTCGTCTACAACGCCTCCAACGCCCCGAGCTTCAGCAGCCAGATAGCCAGCAGCGCGCAGATCTGGAACAGCTCGGTCTCCAACGTCAAGCTCCAGCAGGGCTCCAACGCCGACTTCACCTACTACGAGGGCAATGACTCGCGAGGCTCGTACGCGAGCACCGACGGGCACGGCAACGGGTACATCTTCCTCGACTACGCGCAGAACCAGCAGTACGACTCGACCCGGGTCACGGCCCACGAGACCGGGCACGTGCTCGGCCTTCCGGACCACTACTCCGGTCCGTGCAGCGAGCTCATGTCGGGCGGCGGCCCCGGCACGTCCTGCACCAACGCCTACCCGAACGCGAGCGAGAAGTCGCAGGTGAACTACCTGTGGCAGAACGGTTTCGCGGCCGCGCTGGCCCGCGCCACCTCCTGA
- a CDS encoding LysR family transcriptional regulator — protein sequence MELEVRHLRALCAIAETGSLHQAARRLGVSQPSLTTQLKRIENSLGAELFRRERTGCRPTLLGRAVLSRARPLVDGMSALVTDALAEAEAARPRGARLRIGSTASRVIGGWLRRLRVRLPGTDISLRVDVSAHALLRTVEAGRLDVAFVHEVEGSPLSIPDGLEQRVLLDREPQFISLARDHPAAARPVVELGDLAGDRWMVDPTVDGEWDGVRRVLGAAGLDPPVLHGDYLTAASLVVLGEAVAPCQPTSGPRDDMAIRPLRDDPLAVRLLLVSRPEADTEAVYGELEAAYMEAARQVTGYHEWLLRHRSPLARAL from the coding sequence ATGGAGCTTGAGGTGAGACACCTCAGGGCGCTCTGCGCCATCGCCGAAACGGGAAGCCTGCACCAAGCGGCCCGGCGTCTCGGCGTCAGCCAGCCCTCCCTGACCACCCAGCTGAAACGCATCGAGAACTCCCTCGGCGCCGAACTGTTCCGGCGCGAACGGACCGGATGCCGGCCGACCCTGCTGGGCCGGGCCGTTCTCAGCAGGGCCCGCCCCCTCGTCGACGGGATGAGCGCACTGGTCACCGACGCGCTGGCGGAGGCCGAGGCGGCCCGCCCGCGCGGGGCGCGGCTGCGCATCGGATCGACCGCGAGCCGGGTCATCGGCGGCTGGCTGCGCAGGCTGCGGGTCCGGCTGCCCGGCACCGACATCTCGCTGCGGGTCGATGTGTCGGCCCACGCGCTGCTGCGCACCGTCGAGGCGGGCCGCCTCGACGTCGCCTTCGTGCACGAGGTGGAGGGCAGCCCGCTGTCCATACCGGACGGCCTGGAGCAGCGGGTGCTCCTCGACCGTGAACCGCAGTTCATCTCGCTCGCCCGGGACCATCCGGCGGCAGCCCGCCCGGTGGTGGAGCTCGGTGATCTGGCCGGGGACCGGTGGATGGTGGACCCGACGGTGGACGGCGAGTGGGACGGGGTGCGCCGGGTGCTCGGTGCCGCCGGACTCGACCCGCCCGTGCTGCACGGCGACTACCTCACCGCCGCCTCCCTGGTCGTGCTCGGTGAGGCGGTCGCCCCCTGCCAGCCCACCTCGGGGCCGCGCGACGACATGGCGATCCGCCCGCTGCGCGACGACCCGCTCGCCGTGCGGCTGCTGCTGGTCTCGCGCCCGGAGGCCGATACGGAGGCGGTGTACGGGGAGTTGGAGGCCGCCTACATGGAGGCCGCCCGGCAGGTGACCGGCTACCACGAATGGCTGCTGCGCCACCGCAGCCCGCTGGCGCGCGCACTCTGA
- a CDS encoding family 2 encapsulin nanocompartment cargo protein polyprenyl transferase, with the protein MTSTDATTEGHEAAVLLERTRDIVDPHLRSAVESLPGGIRRVAMYHFGWENADGTPADGQAGKAIRPALVLAAARALGGDPDQALRAAVAVELAHNFTLLHDDVIDEDTTRRHRPTAWAVFGIPDAVIAGDALLALAQRLLAEDPHPASARASARLASCVIELCAGQQADCAFEERGPEEVSLDECLAMATAKTGALLGCACALGALYAGAGERAVGAMDGFGREAGLSFQLIDDLIGIWGDPARTGKPVGADLAAHKKSLPVVAALTSGTPAAAELAALYRGAMNTRGEVERAADAVELAGGRDWAQVCAADRMARAVHHLSRAVPDPAAAGDLLSLAEFVTRRTH; encoded by the coding sequence ATGACGAGTACGGACGCCACGACGGAAGGGCACGAGGCCGCGGTGCTCCTGGAGCGCACCCGCGACATCGTCGACCCGCACCTGCGATCGGCGGTGGAATCGCTGCCCGGCGGGATACGCCGAGTCGCGATGTACCACTTCGGCTGGGAGAACGCGGACGGCACCCCGGCCGACGGGCAGGCCGGCAAGGCCATCAGACCCGCGCTGGTACTGGCCGCCGCCAGGGCGCTGGGCGGTGACCCGGACCAGGCGCTGCGGGCCGCCGTCGCCGTGGAGCTGGCGCACAACTTCACGCTGCTCCACGACGACGTCATCGACGAGGACACCACCCGCAGGCACCGGCCCACGGCCTGGGCGGTCTTCGGTATCCCGGACGCCGTCATCGCGGGCGACGCCCTGCTCGCCCTCGCCCAGCGGCTGCTGGCGGAGGACCCGCACCCGGCCTCCGCCCGCGCCTCCGCGCGGCTCGCCTCGTGCGTGATCGAGCTGTGCGCCGGACAGCAGGCCGACTGCGCCTTCGAGGAGCGCGGCCCCGAGGAGGTCTCACTGGACGAATGCCTCGCCATGGCGACCGCCAAGACCGGCGCCCTGCTCGGCTGCGCGTGCGCGCTGGGCGCGCTCTACGCCGGGGCGGGGGAACGGGCCGTCGGCGCGATGGACGGCTTCGGGCGCGAGGCGGGTCTCTCCTTCCAGCTCATCGACGACCTGATCGGCATCTGGGGCGACCCGGCCCGGACGGGCAAGCCGGTCGGGGCGGATCTGGCCGCCCACAAGAAGTCCCTGCCGGTGGTGGCGGCGCTCACCTCCGGTACCCCCGCCGCCGCCGAACTCGCCGCGCTCTACCGGGGCGCCATGAACACCCGCGGCGAAGTGGAGCGGGCAGCCGACGCCGTCGAGCTGGCCGGTGGCCGGGACTGGGCGCAGGTCTGCGCGGCCGACCGGATGGCACGCGCGGTGCACCATCTGTCCCGGGCGGTGCCCGACCCCGCCGCGGCGGGCGATCTGCTGTCGCTGGCCGAATTCGTCACGCGCCGGACCCACTGA
- a CDS encoding family 2B encapsulin nanocompartment shell protein: MSVGEEVRDTQGPPQQSLGTAAARNLATTTKSAPQMQEITSRWLLRMLPWVQVQGGTYRVNRRLSHAVGDGRVTFVQTGDQVAVIPAELGELPALRDFGDQEVLAELARRCEQREVAAGEVIATAGDAADRVHLLAHGKVEKVGSGPYGDEAVLGVLADGSYFGDHSLVDGDAAWEYTTRALTPCTLLTLRRADVLNLADRADSLRDHLAGVLSIPQQRTNHYGEAAIDLSAGHVGETVVPHTFVDYDAAPREYELSVAQTVLKVHSRVADLYNQPMNQTEQQLRLTVEALRERQEHELINNREFGLLNNCDYGQRIQPHDGVPSPDDMDELLSRRRGSKMFLAHPKAIAAFGRECNRRGLVPESVDIGGHHVPAWRGVPIFPSNKIPVSDTRTTSIICMRTGEAEQGVIGLQQSGIPDEIEPSLSVRFMGIDEQAIISYLVTAYYSAAILVPDALGVLENVEVSRWH, translated from the coding sequence ATGTCCGTTGGTGAAGAGGTTCGCGACACGCAGGGCCCGCCGCAGCAGAGTCTCGGCACGGCCGCTGCGCGGAACCTCGCGACGACCACCAAATCCGCGCCGCAGATGCAGGAGATCACCTCGCGGTGGCTGCTGCGCATGCTGCCGTGGGTGCAGGTGCAGGGCGGCACGTACCGGGTGAACCGACGGCTCAGCCACGCGGTGGGCGACGGCCGGGTGACCTTCGTGCAGACCGGCGACCAGGTCGCCGTCATCCCCGCCGAGCTCGGGGAACTGCCCGCGCTGCGGGACTTCGGCGACCAGGAGGTCCTCGCCGAACTGGCCCGCCGGTGCGAACAGCGGGAAGTCGCCGCGGGAGAGGTGATCGCCACCGCGGGGGACGCGGCGGACCGGGTCCACCTGCTGGCGCACGGCAAGGTGGAGAAGGTCGGCTCCGGTCCGTACGGGGACGAGGCGGTGCTCGGAGTCCTCGCCGACGGCTCGTACTTCGGCGACCACAGTCTGGTCGACGGTGACGCCGCCTGGGAGTACACCACCCGCGCCCTCACCCCCTGCACGCTCCTGACCCTGCGCCGCGCGGACGTGCTCAACCTCGCGGACCGCGCCGATTCCCTCCGGGATCATCTCGCCGGTGTGCTCTCCATCCCGCAGCAGCGGACCAACCACTACGGCGAGGCGGCGATCGATCTCTCCGCGGGCCACGTGGGAGAAACGGTTGTCCCGCACACCTTCGTCGACTACGACGCGGCGCCGCGCGAGTACGAACTGAGCGTGGCCCAGACCGTGCTGAAGGTGCACAGCCGGGTCGCCGATCTCTACAACCAGCCGATGAACCAGACCGAGCAGCAGTTGCGGCTCACGGTCGAGGCGCTGCGCGAGCGCCAGGAGCACGAGCTGATCAACAACCGTGAGTTCGGGCTGCTGAACAACTGCGACTACGGGCAGCGGATCCAGCCGCACGACGGGGTGCCCAGCCCCGACGACATGGACGAACTGCTGTCGCGCAGGCGGGGTTCGAAGATGTTCCTCGCCCATCCGAAGGCCATCGCCGCCTTCGGCCGCGAGTGCAACCGGCGCGGTCTGGTGCCGGAGAGCGTGGACATCGGCGGCCACCATGTGCCGGCCTGGCGCGGGGTGCCGATCTTCCCGTCCAACAAGATCCCGGTCAGCGACACCCGCACCACGTCGATCATCTGCATGAGGACCGGCGAGGCCGAGCAGGGCGTCATCGGACTCCAGCAGAGCGGCATCCCGGACGAGATCGAGCCGAGCCTCTCGGTCCGCTTCATGGGCATCGACGAGCAGGCGATCATCTCCTACCTCGTCACCGCGTACTACTCCGCCGCGATCCTCGTCCCGGACGCCCTCGGCGTACTGGAGAACGTCGAAGTGAGCCGCTGGCACTGA
- a CDS encoding DUF6304 family protein, whose translation MTDESWAGWYRDREGSEAVVLTTDGRQLRIRIRGVDFEGESFDGLGPVSGIPPENDRFVLADGMLTDCVLEWDLPIPVLSAGTVRQATLGCLLSLRRSDPDLYLALHLDGAVYESARAERDFASAMATIQRILPSGTQVQTCIACAFSDYFPAPVRGLSGALACFRGAKDAYRGAAGEGDVLDLWDRRTGFVQEIWSCREFEARPAEGAGTGHRGAFPLELA comes from the coding sequence ATGACAGATGAGTCGTGGGCAGGCTGGTACCGGGACCGCGAGGGTTCCGAGGCCGTCGTACTCACCACGGACGGACGGCAACTCCGCATCCGGATCAGGGGCGTCGACTTCGAGGGCGAAAGCTTCGACGGCCTCGGACCGGTGTCCGGCATACCTCCGGAGAACGACCGGTTCGTCCTGGCGGACGGCATGCTCACCGACTGCGTACTGGAGTGGGATCTGCCGATCCCGGTCCTCTCCGCGGGCACGGTGCGCCAGGCCACGCTCGGTTGCCTGCTGTCGTTGCGCCGCAGCGATCCCGACCTGTACCTCGCCCTGCACCTGGACGGCGCGGTCTACGAATCGGCCCGCGCCGAACGGGACTTCGCGTCGGCGATGGCCACGATCCAGCGCATCCTGCCGTCCGGCACGCAGGTGCAGACGTGCATCGCCTGCGCCTTCTCCGACTACTTCCCGGCACCCGTCCGGGGCCTCTCCGGCGCGCTCGCCTGCTTCCGCGGGGCGAAGGACGCCTACCGGGGCGCCGCGGGCGAGGGCGATGTGCTGGACCTGTGGGACCGGCGGACCGGTTTCGTCCAGGAGATCTGGAGCTGCCGCGAGTTCGAGGCCCGCCCGGCCGAGGGCGCCGGGACCGGCCACCGGGGAGCGTTCCCGCTGGAACTCGCCTGA
- a CDS encoding reductase, translating to MKVLMLGGTEFVGRAVTEAALARDWQVTVFHRGHHAPPPGVTALTGDRTGGEGGLVALSEGSWDLVVDTWSGAPSAVRDAARILNGRAGHYTYVSSRSVYEYPAPAGLGEDGPPVSGASPDAGGDVPYALAKRGGELAALDTFGDRALLARAGLIIGPGENIGRLPWWLGRTARGGPVIAPGPRDAALQYIDARDLASWLLDAAASGLNGAYNTVSRPGHATMGELLDSCVRVTGSVAELRWTDPGKLLAAGVEPWSDLPMWLPAGELHDTLYQGGHTKAYAAGLRCRPVGETVADTWSWLCGRGGVAPHRPDRPPVGLDPRTEEKLLAA from the coding sequence ATGAAGGTACTGATGCTGGGCGGTACGGAGTTCGTCGGACGCGCCGTCACGGAGGCCGCCCTGGCCCGGGACTGGCAGGTCACCGTCTTCCACCGCGGTCACCACGCGCCGCCGCCGGGCGTGACCGCGCTGACCGGCGACCGGACGGGCGGCGAGGGCGGCCTGGTGGCCCTGTCCGAGGGCTCCTGGGACCTGGTCGTCGACACCTGGAGCGGCGCGCCCTCGGCCGTCCGGGACGCCGCCCGGATACTCAACGGGAGAGCGGGGCACTACACATACGTTTCCAGCCGTTCCGTGTACGAGTACCCGGCCCCGGCCGGACTCGGCGAGGACGGCCCACCGGTGTCCGGCGCCTCTCCCGACGCGGGCGGTGACGTCCCGTACGCCCTGGCCAAACGCGGCGGCGAGCTGGCGGCGCTCGACACGTTCGGCGACCGTGCGCTGCTGGCCCGCGCGGGCCTGATCATCGGCCCCGGCGAGAACATCGGCAGACTGCCCTGGTGGCTCGGCCGGACGGCCCGCGGCGGACCGGTCATCGCCCCGGGCCCCCGCGACGCGGCGCTCCAGTACATCGACGCCCGCGACCTGGCGAGCTGGCTCCTGGACGCCGCCGCGAGCGGGCTGAACGGCGCGTACAACACGGTCAGCCGCCCCGGTCACGCCACGATGGGCGAGCTGCTGGACTCCTGTGTGCGGGTCACCGGATCCGTCGCGGAACTGCGCTGGACCGACCCCGGGAAGCTGCTCGCGGCAGGCGTCGAGCCCTGGAGCGACCTGCCGATGTGGCTGCCCGCCGGAGAGCTCCACGACACGCTGTACCAGGGCGGCCACACCAAGGCGTACGCCGCCGGACTGCGCTGCCGGCCGGTCGGGGAGACGGTCGCCGACACCTGGTCCTGGCTGTGCGGGCGGGGCGGCGTCGCGCCGCACCGCCCGGACCGGCCCCCGGTCGGCCTCGATCCGCGGACCGAGGAGAAGCTGCTGGCCGCCTGA
- a CDS encoding GntR family transcriptional regulator — protein sequence MLFRVDPTSTVPLGDQIAASVRRAVADGAVTQGERLPAARVLAESLGVNVHTVLRGYQRLREEGLIELRRGRGAVVTGGASPHRARLLERVREVVSDARELGMTEDELLALVRAELGGSPR from the coding sequence ATGCTCTTCCGGGTCGACCCCACATCCACCGTGCCGCTCGGTGACCAGATCGCCGCGTCGGTCCGCCGTGCCGTCGCCGACGGCGCGGTGACCCAGGGGGAGCGGCTGCCCGCCGCCCGGGTGCTGGCCGAGTCGCTGGGCGTCAATGTCCACACGGTGCTCCGCGGCTATCAGCGGCTCCGTGAGGAGGGGCTGATCGAGCTGCGCCGGGGCCGCGGGGCCGTCGTCACCGGCGGAGCCTCGCCGCACCGGGCCCGGCTGCTGGAGCGCGTACGGGAAGTGGTCTCGGACGCGCGGGAGCTGGGCATGACGGAGGACGAGCTGCTGGCTCTCGTCCGTGCCGAACTGGGCGGGTCCCCCCGGTAG
- a CDS encoding globin domain-containing protein yields the protein MLSETSTATVRATLPAVGAAIGEIADLFYRKLFDAHPELLRDLFNRGNQASGAQRQALAGSIAAFATQLVEHPDTRPDVMLGRIAHKHASLGVTAGQYEVVHTHLFAAIAEVLGDAVTPEVAAAWDEVYWLMAGALISIEERLYAQRGVVAGDVWREWEVVDRTEETEDVATFRLRPVDGTAAPSFRPGQYVSVQLELPDGARQIRQYSLSRSPGSPLRSITVKRVRGEGTPDGEVSRQLHEHTRAGDRLRVSVPYGDLVLDHTDAPLLLASAGIGCTPMLSMLEHLVDTGHRSPVTVVHGDRSPAAHALRAEHTLLTGELPGAEAHFWYEDPEPGHPAGRTGTVDLTGITVLPGTHAYLCGPLPFMRAVRGQLLGSGVRASDIHYEVFGPDLWLAAG from the coding sequence ATGCTCTCCGAGACGTCGACCGCCACCGTCCGTGCCACCCTCCCCGCCGTGGGCGCGGCCATCGGGGAGATAGCGGACCTCTTCTACCGCAAGCTCTTCGACGCCCACCCCGAGCTGCTGCGCGACCTCTTCAACCGCGGCAACCAGGCCTCCGGCGCCCAGCGCCAGGCCCTCGCCGGCTCCATCGCCGCCTTCGCGACCCAACTGGTCGAGCACCCGGACACCCGTCCCGACGTGATGCTCGGCCGCATCGCCCACAAGCACGCCTCGCTCGGGGTGACCGCCGGACAGTACGAGGTGGTGCACACCCATCTGTTCGCCGCCATCGCCGAGGTGCTGGGCGACGCCGTCACTCCGGAGGTCGCCGCCGCCTGGGACGAGGTCTACTGGCTGATGGCGGGCGCGCTGATCTCCATCGAGGAGCGCCTGTACGCCCAGCGGGGCGTCGTCGCCGGTGATGTGTGGCGCGAGTGGGAGGTGGTGGACCGGACCGAGGAGACCGAGGACGTCGCCACCTTCCGGCTGCGCCCCGTGGACGGAACCGCCGCTCCCTCCTTCCGGCCCGGCCAGTACGTCTCCGTACAGCTGGAACTGCCCGACGGGGCCCGGCAGATACGCCAGTACAGCCTTTCCCGCTCCCCCGGGTCCCCGCTGCGCTCGATCACCGTCAAGCGGGTCCGCGGGGAAGGGACCCCGGACGGCGAGGTGTCCCGGCAGCTGCACGAGCACACCCGGGCCGGCGACCGGCTGCGCGTCTCCGTCCCCTACGGGGATCTGGTGCTCGACCACACGGACGCGCCCCTGCTGCTCGCCTCCGCGGGCATCGGCTGCACCCCGATGCTCTCGATGCTGGAGCACCTGGTGGACACCGGCCACCGCTCCCCCGTCACCGTCGTGCACGGCGACCGCTCGCCCGCCGCACACGCGCTGCGCGCCGAGCACACGCTGCTCACCGGCGAACTCCCCGGCGCCGAAGCGCACTTCTGGTACGAGGACCCGGAGCCCGGCCACCCCGCCGGCCGCACCGGGACGGTCGATCTGACCGGTATCACCGTCCTGCCCGGAACGCACGCCTATCTCTGCGGCCCGCTCCCCTTCATGCGCGCCGTCCGCGGCCAGCTGCTGGGCTCGGGCGTCCGGGCGTCCGACATCCACTACGAGGTGTTCGGCCCGGACCTCTGGCTCGCCGCCGGCTGA
- a CDS encoding DUF1648 domain-containing protein: MRRRNLGRVTLAGLPFLIALLVDLILFAALRDRLPDRLASHFDAAGDIDGHVGRTWYVLGIVLALGVLGVLWTWTVARGTFHGPSHHRIIAGGYALAAFFGYVLAAVLFVNLDATEGDPAGGFPLWQLAAALGTGVLGGGLGLLLARLVPAPQDPRTGPGQLPGERIALADGEVAGWARSAGSWWLPLSTLALLAAAVVLQFAVGWLAAVPLLLLGLALLTFSRPCVTVDRRGLTVAGLLPWPRVRVPLERIESADSREVDALAEYGGWGYRIRPGRSGVIIRSGEAIVARLVGGRDFAVTVDDSATGAALLNTLADRQRAGR; the protein is encoded by the coding sequence ATGAGACGTAGGAACCTTGGCCGCGTCACCCTCGCGGGCCTGCCCTTTCTGATCGCCCTGCTGGTCGACCTGATCCTGTTCGCCGCCCTCAGGGACCGGCTGCCCGACCGGCTGGCGAGCCACTTCGACGCCGCCGGGGACATCGACGGCCATGTCGGCCGGACCTGGTACGTCCTCGGCATCGTGCTGGCGCTCGGCGTGCTCGGCGTGCTGTGGACCTGGACGGTGGCGAGGGGTACGTTCCACGGCCCGTCCCACCACCGGATCATCGCCGGGGGGTACGCCCTGGCGGCGTTCTTCGGCTATGTGCTCGCGGCGGTGCTGTTCGTCAACCTGGACGCCACCGAGGGCGACCCCGCCGGCGGATTCCCGCTGTGGCAGCTCGCCGCGGCGCTGGGGACCGGTGTCCTCGGCGGCGGGCTGGGGCTGCTGCTCGCCCGGCTCGTCCCGGCGCCGCAGGACCCGCGAACGGGCCCGGGACAACTGCCCGGTGAGCGGATCGCGCTCGCCGACGGGGAGGTCGCCGGCTGGGCCCGCAGCGCCGGTTCCTGGTGGCTGCCGCTGTCCACGCTCGCGCTCCTCGCCGCGGCGGTCGTCCTCCAGTTCGCCGTCGGGTGGCTCGCCGCGGTGCCGCTGCTGCTCCTCGGGCTGGCCCTGCTGACCTTCTCCCGGCCCTGCGTCACCGTGGACCGGCGCGGGCTCACCGTCGCCGGACTGCTGCCCTGGCCGCGCGTCCGCGTCCCCCTGGAGCGCATCGAGTCGGCGGACAGCCGGGAGGTCGACGCCCTTGCCGAGTACGGCGGCTGGGGCTACCGGATCCGCCCCGGCCGGAGCGGGGTCATCATCCGCTCGGGCGAGGCCATCGTGGCCAGGCTGGTGGGCGGCCGCGACTTCGCCGTCACCGTCGACGACTCGGCGACCGGGGCCGCGCTGCTGAACACCCTCGCCGACCGGCAGCGGGCGGGGCGCTGA
- a CDS encoding N-acetyltransferase gives MGVRTRRADARDRDLVVSVLEEAFHHDPVSSWVFPEEEHRRAVHGKFLGVFVDVTLTEGRIDVLEDGTAAALWLPVPAGEPEEEDPTPALMRRTADPGNERCELVGRLTGAIHPHDRAHEYLLMIGVSPGHQGEGLGAALIEQVLERCDRDGVPAYLEASSARSRSLYERLGFTFMGTTVELPDGPSMWPMWREPDAG, from the coding sequence ATGGGTGTACGGACACGACGGGCGGACGCACGGGACAGGGACCTGGTCGTCTCGGTCCTGGAAGAGGCGTTCCATCACGATCCGGTCAGCAGCTGGGTCTTCCCCGAGGAGGAGCACCGGCGCGCGGTGCACGGGAAGTTCCTCGGCGTCTTCGTCGACGTCACGCTCACCGAGGGCCGTATCGACGTGCTGGAGGACGGCACCGCCGCGGCCCTGTGGCTGCCGGTGCCCGCGGGGGAGCCCGAGGAGGAGGACCCCACACCCGCGCTGATGCGGCGGACCGCGGACCCCGGCAACGAACGGTGCGAACTCGTGGGCCGGCTCACCGGCGCCATCCACCCGCACGACCGGGCCCACGAGTATCTGCTCATGATCGGTGTCTCCCCCGGACACCAGGGGGAAGGCCTCGGGGCGGCCCTGATCGAGCAGGTCCTGGAGCGCTGCGACCGCGACGGCGTCCCGGCCTATCTGGAGGCGAGCAGCGCCCGCAGCCGCAGCCTCTACGAACGGCTGGGATTCACCTTCATGGGCACCACCGTCGAGCTCCCGGACGGCCCCTCGATGTGGCCGATGTGGCGTGAACCGGACGCGGGTTGA
- a CDS encoding Rrf2 family transcriptional regulator, whose amino-acid sequence MRLTRFTDVALRVLMRLAVARDDDPPTTREVAATMRVPYTHTAKVVARLQHLGLVDARRGRGGGLTLTSAGHRASVGKLVRELEGTGEVVECEGDTPCPLRSACRLRGALRLAEDAFYATLDPVTVAELVVSPTGPLLVGISARPAPD is encoded by the coding sequence ATGCGGCTGACGAGATTCACCGATGTGGCACTGCGCGTGCTCATGCGACTGGCCGTCGCGCGGGACGACGATCCGCCGACCACCCGGGAGGTGGCGGCCACGATGCGGGTGCCGTACACCCACACCGCCAAGGTCGTCGCCCGGCTCCAGCACCTCGGTCTGGTCGACGCGCGCCGCGGCCGCGGCGGCGGACTCACCCTCACCTCGGCGGGCCACCGCGCTTCGGTCGGCAAGCTCGTACGTGAACTGGAGGGTACGGGCGAAGTGGTCGAGTGCGAGGGCGACACCCCGTGCCCGCTGCGCTCCGCCTGTCGTCTGCGCGGCGCCCTGCGCCTGGCCGAGGATGCCTTCTACGCCACCCTCGACCCGGTCACCGTCGCCGAACTCGTCGTCTCCCCCACCGGCCCGCTGCTGGTAGGCATCAGCGCCCGCCCCGCACCGGACTGA